TAATTGCACCAATTCTTTTTGCCCGGTTTTTCTGTTCTTTATTTCAACCTCGTTTTTTTCCAGACCACGATTTCCAATGGTGAGTTGAAAAGGAATGCCGATCAAATCCATGTCATTAAATTTGACCCCCGCGCGTTCGTCGCGGTCGTCCCACAAGACATCCATATTTTGTGAACCAAGCTCCTTGTAAAATTTTTGGGCCACTTCCACCACGCGACCTTCAACCCCCAAGCTGATAATGGCCACCTTGTAAGGAGCCAGGGCCACCGGCCAGATCATCCCTTTGTCATCATGGTTTTGTTCTATGGCTGCGGCGGCTGTGCGACCCACCCCAATGCCATAACATCCCATCACACAAAGCTGTTCTTTCCCGTGTTCATCCAGATAAAAAGCCTTCATTGTTTTGGAATATTTCGTCCCCAAATAAAAGACCTGCCCCACTTCAATGCCACGATAAGCTTTCATGGTGCCTTTCCCGCAACGGGTACAGGTTTCATTGTCTTTGCACTCAGCCTTTTCAATATTGGCCGCATAATCACAGCCTGAGCACCCTACAATGGCGTCTTCGCCTGATTCTGCCAAAACCTGAAATTCGTGTGACAAGGTTCCGCCGATGTTTCCGGTAACGGCTTCAACAGCGCGGTAGGTAAGTCCGCATCGCGAAAATATTTTGGTGTAGGCATCGTAATAAACCTTGTATGTTTTTTGGGATGCTTCTTCGTCACGGTCAAACGAATAACAGTCCTTCATGATAAACTCACGGCCCCGCATCAACCCAAAACGGGGGCGCACTTCATCACGAAACTTGGTCTGTATCTGATACAGGCTTGTG
The genomic region above belongs to Deltaproteobacteria bacterium GWA2_45_12 and contains:
- a CDS encoding proline--tRNA ligase (catalyzes the formation of prolyl-tRNA(Pro) from proline and tRNA(Pro)), with amino-acid sequence MLVSKLLMPTLRDNPADAEVVSHKLMMRAGFIRKVAAGIYNYLPLGFKVIQNIERIIREEMNAVGAQELLMPMVLPAELWQDSGRWDVYGKELLRLKDRHENNFCLGPTHEEVITDIARKELRSYRQLPTSLYQIQTKFRDEVRPRFGLMRGREFIMKDCYSFDRDEEASQKTYKVYYDAYTKIFSRCGLTYRAVEAVTGNIGGTLSHEFQVLAESGEDAIVGCSGCDYAANIEKAECKDNETCTRCGKGTMKAYRGIEVGQVFYLGTKYSKTMKAFYLDEHGKEQLCVMGCYGIGVGRTAAAAIEQNHDDKGMIWPVALAPYKVAIISLGVEGRVVEVAQKFYKELGSQNMDVLWDDRDERAGVKFNDMDLIGIPFQLTIGNRGLEKNEVEIKNRKTGQKELVQLDQAISLLKFKLQI